One Babylonia areolata isolate BAREFJ2019XMU chromosome 20, ASM4173473v1, whole genome shotgun sequence DNA segment encodes these proteins:
- the LOC143295154 gene encoding uncharacterized protein LOC143295154 has product MQPLRSQTVLSTSTTTTVIVIINIIVLTLYSIVTTRYRAVCAHDPVTGSDFWIVTPSQFYFDNQQLVDSLDAFVFGLGIPLVMTVVVTVTTMVTMIKLRQAAAWRSGTSSSGSVSAREVALTMMLVYNSIFFVICVFPLTMFRVAWLFLPEMNAGRRQHNLYFVITWFTDILSYINATFNIVVYCVMGSRYRQTFRQLLGRAKKTGNRK; this is encoded by the exons ATGCAGCCTCTCCGTTCCCAGACTGTGctgtccacctccaccaccaccaccgtcatcgtcatcatcaatatcatcgtttTGACTCTGTATTCCATCGTCACCACCCGGTACCGCGCAGTGTGTGCCCATGATCCTGTGACTGGCTCGGACTTCTGGATCGTCACCCCCAGTCAGTTCTACTTTGACAATCAGCAGCTTGTTGATTCCCTTGATGCTTTTGTGTTTGGCTTGGGCATCCCTCTGGTGATGACGGTAGTGGTGACggtgacgacgatggtgacgatgatcaaGCTCCGTCAGGCAGCAGCATGGCGGTCTGGTACCTCGTCCAGTGGCAGTGTGTCTGCACGAGAGGTGGCGCTGACCATGATGCTGGTCTACAACtccatcttcttcgtcatctgtGTCTTCCCGTTGACTATGTTCAG AGTGGCGTGGCTGTTTCTACCAGAGATGAATGCCGGGCGACGTCAGCACAACCTCTACTTTGTAATTACCTGGTTCACGGACATCCTGTCCTACATCAACGCCACCTTCAACATCGTTGTCTACTGCGTCATGGGCTCCCGCTACAGACAGACCTTCAGGCAGCTGCTGGGCAGGGCCAAAAAGACAGGCAACAGGAAGTAG